In Triticum urartu cultivar G1812 chromosome 6, Tu2.1, whole genome shotgun sequence, the following proteins share a genomic window:
- the LOC125513803 gene encoding transcription factor MYB30-like, with product MVRAPCCEQTGIKRGPWTAEEDMTLVAHIEQHGHSNWRALPKQAGLLRCGKSCRLRWINYLRPDIKRGNFTSEEEDAIIQLHAMLGNRWSTIAARLPGRTDNEIKNVWHTHLKKRLDSSSSKTSGQAGPKRKAKKPAVVASALEGPTSKPASSPGHSLSMSPEQSLSTSSATDYSMTSSLENTGSSSSWEEFQIDDSFWSETLGMSVDSSSFGMETSDTFSVDSASPSSSNDEMDFWVTLFMQAGDMQSLSQI from the coding sequence ATGGTGAGGGCTCCTTGCTGCGAGCAGACAGGGATCAAGAGGGGCCCGTGGACGGCGGAGGAGGACATGACCCTGGTGGCTCACATCGAGCAGCACGGCCACAGCAACTGGCGGGCGCTGCCGAAGCAGGCCGGCCTGCTCCGCTGCGGCAAGAGCTGCCGCCTCCGGTGGATCAACTACCTGCGCCCCGACATCAAGCGTGGCAACTTCACCAGCGAGGAGGAAGACGCTATCATCCAGCTCCACGCCATGCTCGGCAACAGATGGTCCACCATTGCCGCCAGGCTGCCTGGGAGGACGGACAACGAGATCAAGAACGTATGGCACACACACCTCAAGAAGCGACTCGACTCGTCCTCGTCCAAGACGTCCGGCCAGGCAGGGCCTAAGCGCAAAGCCAAGAAGCCTGCTGTGGTTGCGAGCGCGCTCGAGGGCCCGACCTCCAAGCCAGCGTCTTCACCGGGGCACTCCCTCTCGATGTCGCCGGAGCAGTCCCTCTCGACGTCGTCCGCCACCGACTACTCGATGACCTCGTCATTGGAGAACACGGGCAGCTCTTCTTCCTGGGAGGAGTTCCAGATTGACGACAGTTTCTGGTCGGAGACACTGGGGATGTCGGTGGACAGCTCCAGTTTCGGGATGGAAACCAGCGACACCTTCAGCGTAGATAGCGCATCGCCGTCATCGAGCAACGATGAGATGGACTTCTGGGTCACGCTGTTCATGCAGGCTGGTGACATGCAGAGTTTGTCACAGATTTAG